ATAGGCTAGTCACTAGATACCGGGTCCTCCAGACATATCTTTTCAACCACTGCCTGGGGTGTTGGGGGTGATGAAACGCATCACGCCCCGACCGGGGCATCCCGTACAGCCCGCCTATTCCTCCATACGTATACGCATACGCATACGTACACGTCATCACAAGTTGTCACAACGTCTCTAATAACTAGTGCACCTACCTTGAAGTCTTGTCACTGCCACTAAAATTCGGATCTAGAAAGGGCACATCCACTAAGCCAGACCCCCACGGTGTCAATTTGCCCAGTCAAGCGTGTACAAGACTGTACTTCTACCAACACAAGCATTGACCCAGCAACACCACAAGACCGCCACGCATAGCCCGTGTCAATGGAATTAGCGTCCCCCCGAGAAAAGTCCCCTTCACCAAAGCTTATAGTGTAAGTTTCTATAGCCGTATGCCTAATCCATCAGCGAACAATAAAATTCCTGGGGGGACTACGATCTCGTTACCATGGCTACGTCGGCGACGGCCATGAGGTGTGGAAGGATTGACAGTCCCACGAATGAATTATAGTCATCGAGGTTTGGGTGACAGTCGGCGACATCATTGACCTATCAATGAGCGATGGCGATGTTTGAATAGTTCAAAAAATCTATTAAACATACAGTTGGACTTTCGTTCCAGGGGTCAAGTTTTCTTGTCACATTGCATTGGGATACATCACTTGGCAGGTGGTGTATTGTGGTGACGTCAGTATCAAACATCATGAAGCACATTCAGTCCGGCACCCACGGTCCAGTGCAGTGATATCAGCGGACCAGGACCAGGAGGACAAACGGACTGCCTCGTGAGTCTAATTTAGTACTCGTAACTTTTGGTCAACTGAACTCGGGTAAAATAATGGACTGGGCCATGCATGCGAAGGTAGATCACCGGAATTGTATGCCCTCGTTGAATGTagcctacactccggacgcaatgaaaaaaaattgaatttgaatttctgatATGTCTCTATATGATAAAAGGAATATGATGAATGATGAACTTTGCTaagtgctaagtctgacatgaacAAGGGCCCTTACTTTGTGTACTAGTCACTaggagatggccaaattagcccctctcctcctccCTCTAGTGCCCCTTTAACGCATTAGCATTTTATTACGAGTGTGTACCCTGTAATCGCAACCTACCAAGGGAGGGAACTTTACTTGGCACTGACGTCATCACATGATACCGCCTGCAAAATTTTCGCGGTTGCCATGGATTCCATGCTCACTGGCGATGGGTTCGGCATGCATCTCTTCTGAAGGATGCTGCGGTGAGGAAATTGGCTCTTCTGAAGATCGGACTAGTCTTTGGCCTTATTATCTGTGAGTACCCATGTTTACCTAGAATATATATGACCTATATTCTTTgttctatatatatatttcaccctgacgtaaccagtgattttccgCCTGTCGATATAACGAGATACGGTAGGAGTATCAAGAATCTCAGGATATTTCTATCATGATCTTCATGACGTAAGTCGTTTACATTCAAGCATCGGCAAGATCGGCTTGATGGAACTGGCCATAGTGCGCGTGCGCAAGATCAAGTGAAGTCGGGACAGTCCCTAGGGTAACCAGCTACGTTTATCCGGTGCCGATGAGTCAAATCTCTCGCCAACGCGCCTGCGGGGAACATGCTCTGATGTTTGAAAGGAACTCTGACAGCATCTGGCGAGAACTCGTCCCCGATTCTGTCAACGCGTTAATGTCCCTGGCGACAATCTTTAAAGGTTTACATACTTTGTTTTTAACACATTTATCGGGCGGCTCAAATGAAACAAGATAGTGGTCGGCGAGACGCGAGACGCGTGTTTGTTGGAGACTTGTAGACTAAATGCCGactgcggggggggggaggggtcacTGCATATCAATGACCGACCATCTGCCAATAAAGGTGCAGCAGTCTTTTGGACAGCTACCGCGTCAAGAATGTAGACCTTTTTGTAAGTAGGCCCGTTCACGATGATAGCACCTCATTCTCATTTTagtaaatcaaatcaaaatgtatTGTTCTACAACATGCACAAGCATCAGCATGACAAAAGGGAGcataaggcacctattccatagaggtatacggtatactacactatacgcgaacaatggcttcacaaagggtgcatgaccatcaaggtatagtatagtatagtatagtatagtatagggtatagctctatggaataggtgccttagggcAGACTGATAAATAACAACGAGAAGGCCGCACGAGACCTTGAAAGTAGGCAGAATGAAGACGGGGTCCTGAAGGCCGAATGTTGAGTCCGAGCAAGCTGAAGGCAGGGGTGCCGCGACGTGAGAAAGCCGAACAAAAGCTCCATGAGGAGGCCGAACGGAAGCTGTGCTAACAGGGACGAATCGCTAGGTCACGAGACGAGCACGGAGAGAAACGAACGTAAGATACAACTTGTATGAATGATTCGAGGAATCACGAGGCGTCAAGTCTGTGTGCGTACAAGGTACATGGTTTCGTGTCCGATTTGTGGGTCTTTGGTAcgggcagcccatcgcgtcatccaAGGCGGTCCAATGTGTACGGTTGGTGCGCCAGACCAAAATTCGTCCCCTGACCATCCTCGCCACCCGGAGGAAAGAAACAGGGGTTTGTGATCGCCTCTGCGGCGCTGGCTGCACACAAGGCAGGGGAAGAGAAGCGAATGCCAGCtggcgggtcacatttattTTCAGCAGTGCAGCAACCGGCAAGTTGCCACTTTGGTCGGCGGTTCCTGAGATAGCCTCACCTATGCGAGCGGGCCCTCACGATATGGACTGAACTTACACTCCACCATTTTCACTGTAACTTGAAAATCTTAAAGCAATCAGAACGGGAATAAGAAGTCTTTCAAAAACGAAGCGAATGCCAATATCAAGGGTGCATGGGAGTCTGTGTTTTTTTTCCcgagagaacagcctcccaggctttcacttcattttaaagGAGTATAAATGTTCTggttgcttcaggatttcaagttttcgCAAATATGGTGGAACTCTTGGTTAACCCTTAATCAGAGAAAGCAGCATTTTTGAATAGTTCCAACCCTTTCTCTCTTTCACAGGTCTGCTGCAGCTCCCGGCCGTCTAGACTCCCGGGCAGTCCATTTGGTCATCCCGAGACCGGTCAAATGCGTCCGGAGTAAAATTCCCGCCCCACCCAACTCCGACACTGACAACACCATCTGGGGAGGACGTCCATGACAGAAAAGATATATATGACGTATTCCAGATGAGATGGGGATAATTAAAAGTTGTTGCTCGGGATTACACACTTGCCTCCTCAATAATTTCAGGTTGTTTATATTCCGTCGGCTGTGTTAtttcatatcaatatttttcctgacTTTCTGCGTTTTCATGCCAGCTTTCACATTCAGGTTACAATTTTCGGCATACAACTGGCCGCGGAGTGCAACATTTCAAACAGCTTTGGAAAAACAGGCAAATGACGTCAGAGCAGAAAAAGCAAAATGGCGCATCGAACATGCCAGGAACGGAGAACTTACAAAATCATTCCGCAATTCGTCGAATTTACTGGGAGTCAGTGTTTTGATAACTGTGATATCTATGAGGAGGGATACTATTGACGGATATGATCCGATGTATTTGAGCCAAGTCATGACGGAAACTGTAGACCTTTACCGCCGGTTTCAGACCATCGGCGGTGACCCGAATTTCTTCCGTTTGGTGCTATGCAACATTGATCCCTTGCCGCAATCTTATGTCGAACTAAACAAACTAGCTGAAGTTTACAAAATTCATACTTTTACACGATTTTTGAATTCCCGCCCGTCCGATTACGAAAACCGCAACCGGCATTTAAAAGAAAGGAATGATTATATTTACTGCCTCAGAAAATCTCTCGAACTCAACCCGCGTTACGTCATATTATTAGAAGATGATGCACTTCCGATCAAGGATGCATTCTGGGTCATATACAACACTGTCACTAACTCTTTAGAACGCTACTTAAAAATACACCTTAATGAGAAATTAGGGTTTGTAAAGTTCTATCATCCATATCGTTTCTTTGACAGAGTAGTGTATTGGGAACTTTTAGGCTTCAGTTCATTTTTTGGAACCATATTGACAACATTTCATTACTTTCTATCAAAGGACAAGTCCTTCGTGTATATGAACTGGTTCTTTTACATTCTACTCGTTTTCCTCATAGGTGTCACCCTGGGGTATGCAAATCTTTTAAAGATGCGCCACCTGTCGACGCATCTGTACACTATGATCCCGTCACGTGATTGTTGTACGCCTGCTGTgttattttcaaattcgagCGGCCATGACTTCGCAGATTATTTTGATAAGCATCCATGTCATTCAGAGTCTTGCCCGAAGGACCTTCTTCTGAGGCCTTTTCTTCGAGACACTAAATCTCAAGGCCTAATGGTACTTCCTAATATATACGATCATATTGGTTTATACTCTATCGTGCAAAAACGGGTTAAACACCCAGATGTTTTAAATTAAAGatagtttttttgaaaatgagGCACTTATCCTTTTTGTCATCTAACAATGCTGAAAAATAATGATGATtgttcaacccccccccccccgcccgccCCGACAGTATGGCTTGTTACTGAGAAAACTTTGAGAATATCCATCGTCGCTTTGCCAGGTGACAAGCATccccgattccacattttaggtaGCTCCCATTGCGTAAATGCACAATCACCCGGGCgtcgggccaaatgtccaatttacatgcacccgctgtcacacagtaggtcgagtgagacaggCTTGGCAACGATAATCACCATTGACGATGCTTGGAGAGTGGTAAATGCATAGTCAACTTCTGACCACGCTGACCCAGAAAACGTGTAGGCCTAATTAGAAAATCAACAGTACAACATTCAATTAAAATGAATATATAAAAAACCTTTTGACATAATATTCACCAGTTTATGTATCACCTTTGTCATTTTCACTCCGTAAATTATTTAATCTAGCTGCAACTGTATCACCAAAACGCTGTTTTCTGACCCACATAATTGAAGAGCCAACACACATTCTTCAACTCTCGGATAACTTTCTTGGGCCACGTGAGTGGAAACCAAGTGACATATTATGTTAATGTATATCCCGTTATTGTGGTCTTATTGACGGCTATTAAGATGATGGCCATTGTATTGAAGAGACaataggcagcagctgggcaggcaagataaagttatacaaagccgccaataggggtctctcacagtaggtcgaaatgattcacgcttgtactaggacattgtcacaaccatagaGACATGGTTGGCAGTGTGACACACAagaacattgtcacaaccatagaGACATGGTTGGCAGTGTGACACACaaggacatcgtcacaaccataGAGACATGGTTGGCAGTGTGACACacaaggacattgtcacaaccatagaGACATGGTTGGCAGTGTGACACACAagaacattgtcacaaccatagaGACATGGTTGGCAGTGTGACACacaaggacattgtcacaaccatagaGACATGGTTGGCAGTGTGACACacaaggacattgtcacaaccacagagACATGGTTGGCAGTGTGACACACAagaacattgtcacaaccatagaGACATGGTTGGCAGTGTGACACacaaggacattgtcacaaccatagaGACATGGTTGGCAGTGTCTTCTGTTCTCACCATGCTTGGTGTTCTGCTCACCATGGGGTCCGGTGGCTTAGCAACAGGACACAACAATTACCTTGTTAACATGAACTATATTTGCATAAAGATGAACTTACAGGCTTAGAATAAAATAACATTTCAAAAAATATATGcaacactgggtgatatgaataaagactagcaaatgcttttactccggttttgtacaggaaggcctagtgtaaatgtacatggagatttagataaaagcatttgctagtctttattcatatcacccactgtctATGAAAAGCAACAAAGTTATAGTGCGTCATCAACAATTGTGCAGTAACGAAATAacattgagaggttgtccttcacgTATGTTGTCCTGAGATACACTTCAAGATTTGAGAACATCAGTCCTCCTTTTTCTTATAATCATCCATAGCTGGCCTGAAATCACAAGATTTAGAGTGTTTGAGTTTGATGCAAGCATGGAGTTATTTGCTATATTTATACAACAAGGCCTGAATGTGTGCTATTATAGATCTTGCTGTCAACATGCTGTCTTTCGTCCTTATTTCATATTCACCAGTGAACAGGCACACTGACACGTTTGGGTATTTCAAATCCTATATCGTCATGTGGGTCACGTATAATCAAAGATAGTCCAGCATCACACCAACGGGTTTTTGGACGACGGATGTTGTATGTCTTTCTATCATAATAACAACAGGAGGCCTAATTAAGCTattacatctaggcctatcacTGAAGTAACACAAAGAGGCAAGTACATTTTCACAGCTAACAAAAACGTCCTTTtatgaatacagtggaacctcccttagcagacacctctctattaaggacagcctctccataaaggacactgggtttggtccaaaattggctgtttccattaaatttcacctctataatcaggacacctctctattaaggacagcacttgtcagtcccgagggtgtccttaatagagaggttctactgcattttCAAGTGTCATCACATACCTGCATGGAATTAAAATTGCCAGTGTATGTGCTACAGCTAGAAGTGAGGCGATAAGCAACCCTGCCTGACACTTGGACACCACGGACAACCCAATGTGAAACAGGACGGAGCCAGCTCCCAGGATGTGGCGAGGATACCCAAATGGAAATGTTGATGACTCTTGGCGGCCTCGAATGCCAAAGGCTGGTCCTGTAAAAGAATCTGATCAGATGATTGATAAAAGAAGAGACGATTTCTGACATAAAATAAACCTCAGACAGATCCAGAAGCTTTTGTTTAGGTCCCAAGACAGTTTCGTCCATCTCGGCAGTTGTGTCACCTGCTGCTGGACACCTGGTGCTGGACACCTGGTGCTGGACACCTGGTGCTGGACACCTGGTGCTGGACACCTGGTGCTCACCTGGGGCGACACTGGCTTCACCTGGTCGTGAATGGCGACACCAGCAAGGAACGAGTCAGTCTGTGTGGTTTCTGTAGTGAAAGACGACTAGGAGTATCACTCCCCTTGATGCATGCCCATTGCAGGTTAACCTTGAGGCAAGTCTGTTTCCTTGAACCTGGGTGGCAAGAAGCAAGTAgatgtcttgctcaaggacacctGATACATAGACTATTGCCCAAGCCACAGAATGGCTCATCAGAACCAGAGCTCATGCCGGCTTCTGTCACCTTAAGCCAGTACGAGTATCACTACCCTGGATGTTGGTCCATCACAGTTTTCGCACACAGGGAAGCCTGGTagggtacccatttatacacatTAGTGGAGAAGAGCAAGTAGGgataagtgtcttgctcaaggacacacaATACAAACCTAGAAATGTTCCTGGGACCTTCAGTGATCTAAAGCTTGCGGCGACCAGAAACACTCCCAAGCCAGTCAAGGAATGCCCGATGTATAATGTGACGTTCTTGGAGAGAAAATGCCATGTTGGTTGTGTTCTCAGCAGTGCTTGAAACCTATAGATGAGGAGAaagtttttcattgaaattgtaTGGCATGAAAGGGCGGTGGGTTTGGTTCTTGAGTATTCAGTTGACCCATGAGGGTATGGGAGGACGGGGATCACAGTTTTAAATCTGCCTCAGTTTCACGTCTCTCAATCAAATTGTattgaagagaaagaaaaaagagatcaatatttccaattttttccCCAAAGACCAATCTCTTGTGTGATCAGATAACTCAAAAATCACACTCCGTCTTGGGTATAGTCAAGTGAGAGAGAGCCGGTGTATCAATGCAGTACTGAAGAGGTACACTCTCCTTGAATGGATGTACTGTCCCTTTAAACTTACGCCTGTTCCTGTTTATGAAGGAAAGCCAGGTATATGAACATGAACACGTAGCAGGCAACATGTGGAGAATTGCAGAAAATCGACAGCTTGTGGGTCCGTGATTCATACTGGGCAAcctgaaaaaatatgaaaaattcaaaaaattcaaAGTGGGGTCGAAAACTTCATGACGGTGAAACTCATTATTTCTTTACTCATCTggcccatcctgaggaaataagGGGTAATGTTCACTTCTCTGGCCTTGCACACTAACATTTTGTGTGCTTTGGGTCCATGCAGGAGCAGAGAAACGATGCCCCTGCCCCAGCCATAGTTTATACCTCCACTGTGTGTTTATGAAAAACAGCTTGATTACACATCAAACATGACAAAACACACAATATGATGCAAGGCAACAACAAATACAAACCCATTACTAATTCCAATTGATCACAGTATATCAAAACAGTTTTTGTTTATCCTGAACAAATTGCTGTTGTTCTGTACTTTTTAGAAATAACAGTAGTTGATTGTTGTGGTGTGTTTTCGATAGTCTTGCACAAAGAAGCAAAAACGTAAGTAATTATGGTTATACATGTTTGGTATATTTGTCTTTGCTGAAATGTTAATCAAAAATTGTTTTCTCTTGACTCCTGACAAAGACTTGGCATGACGTCTAGGACACCCCATGCTAAGTTGAGCTAGACAATCGACACACCAATGCACAGTCACTCACATGAAATCTGCAGGCAATTTTTTCAACTCGGGCTGCAATAAGCGATGAGTTAAAGGGAAGTGCTCAATCAtggatcaggaaaatagaaatgcagtttcaCACAATGCCGTATTTTCGTGCgactttgctgaaatttgggaTATATAGTATTTTTAAACCTTTCTCCACATCCACAGTCTTGAAATCTatatttagtacatgtatatggaattggacattttcaaactgaactacaaatttcaaatttttaacaaacgatGTATGCCTTCAATACTGTTCCAATCCATGCTTACATTACTTGGAAAATGTACATCTAGTAGTCTTTCTGCCAACTTGGTTGAAATACATACCATGAATAATTCATGACTTTGTAACATGCTGAAGACTTGATCTCAGTTGGAGATCATATGTGATGAGGCGAActtatgattgattgattcgtTAATTGATTAGTTAATCAACTTAATTGGATTATCCTGTGGGTTAAATATCTTGAGGAATATCCCTGAATGATTCTTTTCATAAAAGGATCTTTGACTGAGTGGACGGACTACTATTCAGTGACACTCCTAACTGGCTTTGGAAAAGGAACTGTGACAGACAAAGTaagtatttgtatattttttaagAGACTTTGTCCTGAATATGAAAGTCAGAAAACATTTAGTTTACAGAAACATTATCTAATTACCTTTTTGGGGGAATGTGTCGGGGATTCTGCAATTGAGTTCTAATTGCTACCATGGTATCATTTCAGAAACAAAATGTCGAAACTCAAGGACTTGTCTAACCGCCTAAAGTCTAACCCCACCACCCTCGCACAACAAGTTGGTTCGAAATTCAAAGCCAACCAATCACAAAGTAACAAAGATGACGGCAGCCAATCAGAACTTGGCGGGTCTGATGTCACACAGTCCACAGGGAGTATGAGCCGCCTTCGATCACGGCTGGAGAAAAATGCAGGGGCGAGGTTGCTTGGGATGAGCAGTGAGTTGTTTGTATACTTTAACAGGACTGTCACCTTTGTCTAGTAATGATCACAGTTCTACTTCCAACAGTAACACCTTATCACCTTACTCTACTGGCATCGTGACGTAAATCCTATAGGCTATTGGATCTTTGCTGTATGGGATcgtttacttgccctggcatagacactcagataCAAGCCACAACGAAGAGAGCGTCTTGGGCCAACTTACCAAATGCCAAAACacattattgatgatgatgacagagaTGGTTATGATGAGGTTCACATCTGTCCAATCTATAGCATTCTCTGGAATGGATGCCTGAAAATAAACTGAAGTTTTAAGAGCAGGCCGTTCAGAGTCAAAACAAGCCTTTATCCAGGTGGAACATGAGCAAGGGGAGGAGACTGCCTCTGCCTCTGGTAACTGGTAGAGGACGAGGTTGTGGTGGATGACCAGTCATCATAGCTAGCCATTCCATTTGAATTTGCTAAACCATGGCACTGCCATATCACACGTTCTCAGCTCATTTTGATTCAGGACTTGTCTGCTTGACTCCTTTGTATATGTAGACCAAGCCCTGCCTAGCATGCTAGGTTTTAAGGTAAAGGTAGGTAGATCTGAATGTTTGTGAATGGTATTTGATTTGAAACAACAACTCTGCCACCTATTTTTGCAATACCTTGCTAAAATCAAGGCGTTCATATGCATCACAACAACTGAGTggcttgtcttgcatgtttcgGGAATGATTTTATGTTCAATTCGGTCAGAAAGTGAAGATAAATAAGCTTCGTCTGCACGAAACGGGCACCTGCGCCACCATTTTGAAAAGCGCCCCCTTTCGGATATATGTGTAACAAATACTATTCCATTTTTCGTAAATACTGAATATTTTTACACTTTAGCTAAAAATTAACTTAAtaatattattttttaataatttattCTTCAACACACGAAATTTTTAAGGTTAGCATAATGTTTAAAGTGAATTTACTGACTGGTTTGAGAGTGGCAGATTAACTTCCGTTGCcaagaaaaacaacatggctgctAAATTTCTATTTTGAGCAAATTTTCAACAAATGTTCATCGTTTTAGCGTCCAAAACGTCGTCGTTGTAACCGTTTGAGCCACTAAAACACAACAGACATCAAGCATGAGTAGCAAGCTAACAGTGAAACAGTCCAAGAAGGACAGGCCAAAGTCATCCGGTGCGTAGTTTTGACTTTTTTGGTCATGAGATTGATAAAATGCACAGAAAAATGTACTGCACATCAATATCATGATTTGGCAGCTGTCAAAAtccactgacactgacagtaaTGACAATGCCAATGATTTGTGTTTGCTAAAAGTCTCGTGCAGTGTACTGTGTAGTGCGAAAGACAAGATCACAGACCAGGTGTCATCACCCATGCCATGCCCTTGATTGATAGGCTGGGGCAGTATGGCATAGTGGTGTCACTGGCTATGATGCGTGGTGGCGCTGTCAGTTGTCACTTCCCTCTGTCACATCCCAGTTGTCAGCATGAGCTTTTTTATTGTTTGCCCCTTGATTTCCCTTCTCTTTCAGCCTTCATTGTACTCTTCACTTTCAGTATTGTCACTTtcaatcaatttcaatttaggTATGACACTACCACTACAATAAATTTGCTATGGCCTATGCTTTGTAAAATTCAGCACTTTTAATTTCGTTCTGGTCAGTCCCAGATATAGATAGGAAGCAGTCAAGAAGATGCTAAAATCCCCCTCTTGAAGCTCTATCTACTCTTTGCCATCAGTTATTGATTCTACTTATATTTATGTTTATGTTTGCATTCTTTTTCTACCAAGTTCAGTTCTAATATTTGTCCCCAGATGGCACATCCATTCATGTCAAAATAATGGATTCCAACATTGCCATTGTTGACATTGGCAACCAGGTAAACACTTGCCCTGTTTTTGGTTAAATCATTCTGCACTAGAGGGCAGCCTGAACCatataatcaatcaatcactgTCATGGATAAATCATTGAACATTTGTTATGTCTGTCTAAGAATTTGTCTGAATCACTGAATCAATTTAACCCATTGAGTCCAATGGGGCCTTCTGCAGAATTCAGTCTTCATTCAGCTTTCAGTCAAAATGTCTTTAGAGAGTTAAAGTTATTTAAAATTAATCTAGAAAGACACTTATGCTTCGATAAGCTCTTATTCTCAAACAAAACCTAAGATTACCACCTGACGTAAAGAAAATcgagtggagaacactgtaagACTTGTCAGTCTTAACAGCAAAATTGGTCAGCCACAAAAAAGTTTTGGAATAGAATGGAAAGAACAATAAAGACCTATATTAAAATAAGCCTTCGCCTTCAGTTGCTTTCTCTTAAAATTCAATTTACAAAATAATCAAACATTAAAATTGTAGAATATCAATAATTCTACAACTGGGTTGCCCGAAGGTAAAGAAGGCTCACTGGTAAAATTCAAGGCCCTCCCATTTTGCTACTTCAATTCAAAAGTTGCCCCTCACCTGTTGTCTATAGAAAGCACCCCGGAAGAGCGATATAAATCACTGCGATAatgattgcatgtgacaaaaatttcttctctggtgCCTGCAAAAGAATTGGTGATTGCAggcaatgatttgaaaaatttgGAGCTGTTTTTTCAGTAAAATCTGCCTGATCGTGCGGGTGGAAATATTCTAATAACTTATATCAACAAGGGATTTTTTCCCCATTCTTGAGCAGGCCTTTAGAAGTCAAAATTCATCACATTGATGTTAATGGAATTTTATTCCAGGGGGCATATTTAAATCTAGTGGTgcataaatttgaaattttaaaaataagtgttgtgttaatatttttaaaagaatttttcaaaaatatgattGCGCTGTGGTTGGCCTGGTTTAACAAGGACGGATAACTCCTTTAGTTTTTCatctaaaatgaaatgatatcttCGCCAGACTGTGTGCcgatttgaaatgttttgacTTGTCTCATGTTTCAAATGAGATTTCAAGATGAGTTGGTTCCATTTCTCAGTGTATTAAGAGATCAATGCAATGTTATGAGCGGCCAGCTTCGAATGGATTGGATATGGGATTTGGTCAAACCTCACCTACGATATGCTCTGTCAAATTTTGGTGTCAGATACTCGGATGTCAActgaaattaaattgaattcgTATTGTGTGTGTATTGTGTGACTTGATCTATTTGAATTTAAGTATGTTTAAGCGTGTTAAACACTGTAATGAATAATGGTAGTTAAGCGTTTTTCTGCCGAATCGAATCGTATTCTGATGGAATTGAAGTTGTCGTCTCGCACTCCGTGGATTACGAACATCGGTTTCGGATTGTGGGATGACAAATCGGCTTTCGTCATGTTTTCATTGGATATATTACTATCAAAATTTGTTCCAGGATAAAAATCAACATTTAGTTCCTATCACTGTAGTTTAATGG
Above is a genomic segment from Lineus longissimus chromosome 14, tnLinLong1.2, whole genome shotgun sequence containing:
- the LOC135498768 gene encoding post-GPI attachment to proteins factor 4-like, which encodes MRRDTIDGYDPMYLSQVMTETVDLYRRFQTIGGDPNFFRLVLCNIDPLPQSYVELNKLAEVYKIHTFTRFLNSRPSDYENRNRHLKERNDYIYCLRKSLELNPRYVILLEDDALPIKDAFWVIYNTVTNSLERYLKIHLNEKLGFVKFYHPYRFFDRVVYWELLGFSSFFGTILTTFHYFLSKDKSFVYMNWFFYILLVFLIGVTLGYANLLKMRHLSTHLYTMIPSRDCCTPAVLFSNSSGHDFADYFDKHPCHSESCPKDLLLRPFLRDTKSQGLMVLPNIYDHIGLYSIVQKRVKHPDVLN
- the LOC135498607 gene encoding phosphatidylethanolamine N-methyltransferase-like: MFIYLAFLHKQEQAFQALLRTQPTWHFLSKNVTLYIGHSLTGLGVFLVAASFRSLKVPGTFLGPAFGIRGRQESSTFPFGYPRHILGAGSVLFHIGLSVVSKCQAGLLIASLLAVAHTLAILIPCRPAMDDYKKKED